The following proteins are co-located in the Apium graveolens cultivar Ventura chromosome 5, ASM990537v1, whole genome shotgun sequence genome:
- the LOC141661262 gene encoding uncharacterized protein LOC141661262, translated as MRCAQRLLEKFGSAWLEGVPREDSNADALEKMGSQMDNVQLGQIPLGIQEIPSIPEIRVFQTQEIPQENWMTPIHNYIRRGALPEDKLQARCLRYQATKYVEYDGVLYKRGFNQPLLRCVDLEEGNYILKEVHKGICGNHPGVVRLH; from the coding sequence ATGAGATGTGCGCAGCGTCTACTGGAAAAATTTGGAAGTGCCTGGCTAGAAGGTGTGCCAAGGGAAGATAGTAATGCTGATGCCTTGGAAAAAATGGGGTCGCAAATGGACAACGTCCAACTTGGGCAAATTCCTTTGGGAATTCAAGAAATCCCAAGTATTCCAGAAATAAGGGTGTTCCAGACACAGGAGATCCCACAAGAAAATTGGATGACCCCCATTCATAACTATATTCGAAGGGGAGCTTTGCCAGAAGACAAGCTACAGGCTCGATGCCTTCGCTACCAAGCTACAAAGTACGTTGAATATGATGGGGTATTGTATAAGAGAGGGTTTAACCAACCACTATTACGTTGCGTGGATCTGGAAGAAGGGAATTATATTCTTAAGGAGGTGCACAAAGGAATTTGCGGCAATCACCCGGGGGTGGTTCGTTTGCATTGA